One region of Brassica napus cultivar Da-Ae chromosome A10, Da-Ae, whole genome shotgun sequence genomic DNA includes:
- the LOC106419131 gene encoding arginine decarboxylase 2-like yields the protein MSLSKKSETPIQNNLSRKYVDKLKQRCVDGFKDGVLSIEQLASVDGLCEWVLKAIGASDPVQTYNINLSVFTSIPDLWGIDQLFPIVPIHKLDQRPGARGVLSDLTCDSDGKIDKFIGGESSLPLHELDGGGGRYFLGMFLGGAYEEALGGVHNLFGGPSVVRVSQSDGPHSFAVTRAMPGQSSADVLRAVQHEPEIMFQSLKHRAEKLMHTKGGGEDEDDEELNNVVACLDRSFNNMPYLATEPASMSNSLSAAISNLGFYYSDEDGFDYLSA from the exons ATGAGCTT GAGCAAAAAAAGTGAAACACCCATTCAAAATAACCTTAGTCGTAAATACGTGGACAAGCTGAAGCAGAGATGTGTTGACGGTTTCAAAGACGGTGTTTTGAGTATCGAGCAGTTGGCTTCTGTTGATGGGTTATGCGAGTGGGTGTTGAAGGCTATAGGCGCGTCTGATCCGGTTCAGACTTACAATATCAACCTTTCGGTTTTCACTTCGATCCCTGACCTCTGGGGGATTGATCAGCTGTTTCCTATAGTTCCTATCCATAAGCTCGACCAAAGGCCAGGGGCTCGCGGGGTCTTGTCGGATTTGACGTGTGACAGCGATGGGAAGATTGATAAGTTCATAGGCGGCGAGTCCAGCTTGCCGTTGCACGAGCTTGACGGTGGAGGAGGAAGGTACTTTTTGGGTATGTTCCTTGGAGGGGCGTATGAGGAGGCTCTCGGTGGAGTTCACAATTTGTTTGGCGGGCCAAGCGTTGTCAGGGTCTCTCAGAGCGATGGACCGCATAGCTTTGCAGTGACCCGAGCCATGCCTGGTCAGTCATCTGCGGATGTTCTCCGAGCAGTGCAGCATGAGCCTGAGATAATGTTTCAGAGTCTAAAGCACAGAGCAGAGAAGTTGATGCATACCAAAGGTGGtggtgaagatgaagatgatgaggagttGAACAACGTTGTGGCTTGTCTTGATCGTTCCTTCAACAACATGCCGTATCTCGCGACTGAGCCGGCATCTATGAGTAACTCTCTTTCAGCTGCGATTAGTAACCTTGGCTTTTATTACAGCGACGAAGACGGCTTCGACTACCTTTCCGCGTGA
- the LOC106419166 gene encoding late embryogenesis abundant protein 46 — MQSMKETASNIAASAKSGMDKTKATLEEKAEKMTTRDPLQKEMATQKKEGRINEAEMQKREAREHNAVMKEASGAGTGTGLGMGTATHSTTGHVGHGTGTHQMSALPGHGTGQPAGHVVDGTAVTEPIGTNTGTGRTTAHNTRVGGGTTGYGTGGGYTG; from the exons ATGCAGTCGATGAAGGAAACAGCTTCAAACATCGCAGCTTCTGCCAAGTCTGGCATGGACAAGACCAAAGCCACCTTGGAGGAGAAG GCTGAGAAGATGACAACAAGAGACCCTCTTCAGAAAGAGATGGCTACACAGAAGAAAGAAGGGAGGATCAATGAGGCTGAGATGCAGAAGAGAGAAGCGCGCGAGCACAACGCTGTCATGAAAGAAGCCAGTGGAGCTGGAACTGGAACCGGTTTGGGAATGGGAACCGCCACTCACTCGACCACTGGACACGTTGGACACGGAACTGGGACCCATCAGATGTCGGCTTTGCCTGGTCACGGCACGGGACAACCAGCGGGCCACGTTGTGGATGGTACAGCCGTGACAGAACCGATAGGAACGAACACTGGAACTGGTAGGACCACCGCTCATAACACCCGCGTTGGTGGTGGCACCACTGGGTATGGAACCGGTGGAGGATATACTGGATAA
- the LOC106419084 gene encoding protein EMSY-LIKE 2 isoform X2 codes for MEVEIHILEQEAYCAVLRAFKAQSDAISWEKESMITELRKELRVSDDEHRELLTSVHNDDIIKRIREWRQGGGNQVVRHVNNQSLDVLPSPAYSASRKKQKTFQSYPSMGSTRSRSFNNHLVSGAVTANEPAEALIGRKVWTKWPEDNSFYEAVITQYNAVEGRHALVYDLNTLNETWEWVDLKEIPPQDIRWGGEENGAAFAGHGSRRTLSNGGLGRLPMTQPRRDRLVAQNGGGRKLFDEIELFNTDSLVKEVERVFDSHLPDPHELDKAKKLLKEHEQALVSAIARLADASDFESDGEEAYMHELPMHEG; via the exons ATGGAAGTGGAGATTCATATACTTGAGCAGGAAGCTTACTGTGCTGTGTTAAGAGCTTTTAAAGCTCAGTCTGATGCAATCTCTTGG GAAAAAGAAAGCATGATAACTGAGCTGCGTAAAGAACTGAGAGTATCTGATGATGAACACCGTGAACTGTTGACCAGTGTCCATAACGACGACATTATCAAAAGGATAAG GGAGTGGAGACAGGGAGGTGGAAACCAAGTTGTTAGGCATGTAAATAACCAGTCTCTCGATGTTCTTCCTAGTCCGGCTTACTCAGCTTCTCGGAAGAAGCAGAAGACATTTCAATCG TATCCATCGATGGGTTCTACTAGAAGTAGGTCATTCAACAACCATCTAGTGTCTGGCGCCGTAACAGCCAATGAGCCTGCGGAAGCTCTTATTGGAAGAAAAGTGTGGACGAAATGGCCTGAAGACAACAGCTTTTACGAAGCAGTCATTACACAGTACAATGCAGTTGAG GGTCGCCATGCGTTGGTATATGACTTAAACACATTGAATGAAACATGGGAATGGGTTGATCTCAAGGAG ATTCCACCGCAAGATATAAGATGGGGTGGGGAGGAGAATGGGGCAGCTTTTGCAGGACATGGGAGTCGAAGAACCTTAAGCAATGGTGGTCTAGGGAGATTGCCAATGACTCAGCCGAGAAGAGACCGTCTAGTAGCACAAAACGGTGGTGGGAGGAAGCTTTTCGATGAGATCGAATTGTTCAACACAGACTCACTTGTGAAAGAG GTGGAGAGAGTTTTTGATTCTCATCTTCCTGACCCGCACGAGCTTGATAAGGCCAAGAAGCTTCTCAAG GAACACGAACAGGCGCTTGTTTCTGCCATTGCAAGGCTTGCGGATGCTTCTGATTTCGAAAGCG ATGGAGAAGAGGCGTATATGCATGAGCTTCCAATGCATGAGGGATAG
- the LOC106419084 gene encoding protein EMSY-LIKE 2 isoform X1, which yields MSISLKPFVIGKKVFIWMEVEIHILEQEAYCAVLRAFKAQSDAISWEKESMITELRKELRVSDDEHRELLTSVHNDDIIKRIREWRQGGGNQVVRHVNNQSLDVLPSPAYSASRKKQKTFQSYPSMGSTRSRSFNNHLVSGAVTANEPAEALIGRKVWTKWPEDNSFYEAVITQYNAVEGRHALVYDLNTLNETWEWVDLKEIPPQDIRWGGEENGAAFAGHGSRRTLSNGGLGRLPMTQPRRDRLVAQNGGGRKLFDEIELFNTDSLVKEVERVFDSHLPDPHELDKAKKLLKEHEQALVSAIARLADASDFESDGEEAYMHELPMHEG from the exons ATGTCAATCTCTTTAAAACCTTTCGTAATTG GAAAAAAAGTATTTATTTGGATGGAAGTGGAGATTCATATACTTGAGCAGGAAGCTTACTGTGCTGTGTTAAGAGCTTTTAAAGCTCAGTCTGATGCAATCTCTTGG GAAAAAGAAAGCATGATAACTGAGCTGCGTAAAGAACTGAGAGTATCTGATGATGAACACCGTGAACTGTTGACCAGTGTCCATAACGACGACATTATCAAAAGGATAAG GGAGTGGAGACAGGGAGGTGGAAACCAAGTTGTTAGGCATGTAAATAACCAGTCTCTCGATGTTCTTCCTAGTCCGGCTTACTCAGCTTCTCGGAAGAAGCAGAAGACATTTCAATCG TATCCATCGATGGGTTCTACTAGAAGTAGGTCATTCAACAACCATCTAGTGTCTGGCGCCGTAACAGCCAATGAGCCTGCGGAAGCTCTTATTGGAAGAAAAGTGTGGACGAAATGGCCTGAAGACAACAGCTTTTACGAAGCAGTCATTACACAGTACAATGCAGTTGAG GGTCGCCATGCGTTGGTATATGACTTAAACACATTGAATGAAACATGGGAATGGGTTGATCTCAAGGAG ATTCCACCGCAAGATATAAGATGGGGTGGGGAGGAGAATGGGGCAGCTTTTGCAGGACATGGGAGTCGAAGAACCTTAAGCAATGGTGGTCTAGGGAGATTGCCAATGACTCAGCCGAGAAGAGACCGTCTAGTAGCACAAAACGGTGGTGGGAGGAAGCTTTTCGATGAGATCGAATTGTTCAACACAGACTCACTTGTGAAAGAG GTGGAGAGAGTTTTTGATTCTCATCTTCCTGACCCGCACGAGCTTGATAAGGCCAAGAAGCTTCTCAAG GAACACGAACAGGCGCTTGTTTCTGCCATTGCAAGGCTTGCGGATGCTTCTGATTTCGAAAGCG ATGGAGAAGAGGCGTATATGCATGAGCTTCCAATGCATGAGGGATAG
- the LOC106419176 gene encoding uncharacterized protein LOC106419176, with translation MSVPLKSTSSMSSSQCSSSSSQKSSSVKLKSLLQILIISQVCRLIRKISRASSILVRVLRKKQYNLLSMSSSFYPKRVSKKQKNNIFFGSFRLHYNFCSSHVVPVSAPVRLPEELYLAHLQYDSTWESMHSTESMDDDDELPESSQLSSYLRQLEDDKSKDGKEQEEEGKEMKMVNEIDKLADMFIAYSHEKFMLEKVDSYRRFQEMLKTSS, from the coding sequence ATGTCAGTACCACTCAAATCAACGTCTTCAATGTCTTCTTCTCAatgttcatcttcatcttcacaaAAATCAAGCTCTGTGAAACTCAAGTCCCTACTCCAAATTCTCATCATCTCTCAAGTTTGTCGACTAATCCGAAAAATCTCTAGAGCTTCATCCATTCTTGTTAGAGTCTTGAGGAAGAAGCAATACAATCTCTTgtcaatgtcttcttctttctatcCAAAGAGAGTctctaaaaaacaaaagaataatatATTCTTCGGCTCCTTCAGACTTCACTACAACTTTTGCTCTTCTCACGTGGTGCCTGTCTCTGCCCCGGTGCGTCTCCCTGAGGAACTCTACTTGGCCCATCTCCAGTACGACTCTACTTGGGAGTCAATGCATTCGACTGAGTcgatggatgatgatgatgaacttcCAGAATCATCTCAGCTCTCTAGCTATCTAAGACAGCTAGAAGATGATAAATCTAAAGATGgcaaagaacaagaagaagaagggaaagAGATGAAGATGGTGAATGAGATTGATAAACTGGCTGATATGTTTATTGCATATAGTCATGAGAAATTCATGTTGGAGAAGGTTGATTCGTATAGGAGATTTCAAGAAATGCTGAAAACTAGCAGTTGA
- the LOC106419020 gene encoding peroxidase A2 yields MAVANSSATCHGLCIISFLVIVSALFGTSSAQLNPTFYSGTCPNVSAIVRSTIEQALQSDPRIGASLIRLHFHDCFVNGCDGSLLLDDSANIQSEKNAVPNANSTRGFNVVDDIKTALENACPGIVSCSDILALASEASVSLAGGPTWAVLLGRRDGLTANLSGANTGLPSPFEGITNITAKFTAVGLNTTDVVVLSGAHTFGRAACATFNNRLFNFNGTGSPDPTLNSTLLSSLQQLCPQNGSASVVTNLDLSTPDAFDNNYFTNLQSNNGLLQSDQELLSDTGSPTIPIVTSFASNQTQFFEAFALSMIKMGNISPLTGSSGEIRQDCKVVNGQSTTQAIELRSGSAEKTVNLEEM; encoded by the exons ATGGCTGTAGCAAACTCGTCTGCTACTTGCCATGGTTTGTGCATCATCAGCTTTCTTGTGATCGTTTCTGCGTTGTTTGGGACATCATCTGCGCAGTTAAACCCAACGTTTTACTCCGGCACTTGCCCTAACGTCTCTGCCATCGTTCGCAGCACTATTGAACAAGCTCTTCAGTCCGACCCGAGAATCGGAGCCAGCCTTATCCGTCTTCATTTCCACGACTGCTTTGTTAAC GGTTGCGACGGCTCGCTCTTGCTAGACGATAGCGCAAACATCCAGAGCGAGAAGAACGCTGTACCCAACGCAAACTCAACAAGAGGATTCAATGTTGTGGATGATATCAAAACTGCCCTCGAGAATGCTTGCCCCGGCATCGTCTCTTGCTCTGACATTCTAGCTCTTGCCTCTGAGGCCTCCGTGTCTTTG GCAGGAGGGCCAACATGGGCTGTGTTACTAGGACGAAGAGATGGTCTCACCGCGAACCTGTCTGGGGCGAACACGGGCCTTCCATCTCCTTTTGAAGGCATCACCAACATCACAGCTAAATTTACAGCTGTCGGGCTGAATACAACCGATGTAGTAGTCTTATCTG GAGCGCATACGTTTGGACGTGCAGCTTGCGCAACCTTTAACAATAGACTATTCAACTTCAATGGGACAGGAAGTCCAGACCCGACTCTAAACTCAACACTTCTCAGCAGTCTTCAACAGCTATGTCCTCAAAACGGCAGCGCATCAGTAGTCACCAATCTTGATCTGAGCACACCTGATGCTTTCGATAACAATTACTTCACCAACCTTCAGAGCAACAATGGTCTTCTTCAGTCAGACCAAGAACTGTTATCTGACACCGGTTCTCCCACCATCCCTATTGTTACTTCCTTTGCAAGTAACCAAACTCAGTTTTTCGAGGCGTTTGCTCTGTCCATGATCAAAATGGGGAACATTAGTCCGTTGACTGGGAGTAGTGGAGAGATTAGACAAGACTGTAAGGTGGTTAATGGACAATCCACCACTCAGGCAATTGAGTTAAGGTCTGGCTCTGCTGAGAAAACAGTGAATTTAGAAGAAATGTGA
- the LOC106419217 gene encoding probable L-type lectin-domain containing receptor kinase S.5 gives MKNSLACKLLFLILTIACKIQTQVKCLEFDFPTFEASNDSDLIKVNSYIVLGAIQVTPDTRGGSLTNHAGRALYNKPFKLWKKDKKATFNTTFVINISNQTDPGGEGLAFVLTPETTAPQNSSGMWLGLVNETTNRTLGSKIVAVEFDTRKSHPDDLDGNHVALNVNNINSVVQESLTGRGIKIDSGVDFTAHVRYDGNNLSVYVSRNNSEVYNQKNLVFSRAIDLSASLPETVYVGFTASTSNYTELNCVRSWSFEGLQIDGDGNKLWLWIILPIVCLVVIGAILGLLFLRSRSRAGETSPDIEAELNNCATNPQKFKLRELKRATGNFSHENKLGQGGFGMVFKGKWEGRDIAVKRVSEKSHQGKQEFISEITTIGSLNHRNLVKLLGWCYERKEYLLVYEYMPNGSLDKYIFLQGKSRSNLTWETRKNIIRGLSQALEYLHNGCDKRILHRDIKASNVMLDSDFNAKLGDFGLARMIQQSEMTHHSTKEIAGTPGYMAPETFLNGRATVETDVYAFGVLMLEVVSGKKPSYVLDKENQSNYNNSIVNWLWELYRNGNIMDAADPRMGSSFNVDEMKSVLLLGLACCHPNPNQRPSMKTVLKVLTGETSPPDVPTERPAFVWPAMPPSFSDVDYSLTGSQINSVTELTGR, from the coding sequence ATGAAGAACTCTCTAGCGTGCAAGCTCCTGTTCTTAATTCTGACAATAGCTTGTAAGATCCAGACACAAGTGAAATGCTTGGAGTTCGATTTCCCTACGTTTGAAGCAAGCAATGACTCAGACTTGATCAAAGTCAACTCATACATCGTCCTTGGAGCGATCCAAGTGACTCCTGATACCCGTGGCGGCTCCCTCACGAACCATGCAGGCCGCGCTCTCTACAATAAGCCTTTCAAGCTATGgaagaaagacaagaaagcTACGTTCAACACAACTTTCGTCATCAACATCTCCAACCAAACCGACCCTGGAGGCGAAGGCTTAGCGTTTGTTCTCACACCGGAGACGACCGCTCCTCAGAACAGCTCGGGTATGTGGCTAGGTCTGGTCAACGAGACAACAAACAGAACTCTCGGGTCAAAGATCGTTGCGGTTGAATTCGACACAAGGAAGAGCCACCCGGATGATCTTGATGGAAACCATGTGGCTCTAAACGTGAATAACATCAACTCTGTTGTTCAAGAATCCTTGACCGGACGAGGAATCAAGATCGATTCTGGTGTGGACTTTACCGCGCATGTGCGGTATGATGGTAACAATCTATCGGTTTACGTCTCAAGAAACAACTCGGAGGTATATAATCAAAAAAACTTAGTGTTTTCTAGGGCTATAGATCTCTCAGCTTCTCTTCCAGAGACGGTTTACGTTGGATTCACGGCATCGACAAGCAATTACACGGAGCTGAACTGTGTCCGGTCATGGAGTTTTGAAGGTTTACAGATAGATGGAGATGGAAACAAGTTATGGCTTTGGATTATTCTCCCTATTGTGTGTCTTGTTGTAATAGGAGCTATTTTAGGGTTACTGTTCCTGAGATCTAGGTCAAGGGCAGGGGAAACAAGCCCTGATATAGAAGCTGAGCTAAATAACTGCGCGACGAACCCTCAGAAGTTCAAGCTGAGAGAGCTGAAGAGAGCTACAGGAAACTTCAGCCACGAGAACAAACTCGGACAAGGCGGGTTTGGGATGGTGTTTAAGGGGAAGTGGGAGGGTAGAGACATAGCTGTGAAGCGAGTCTCCGAGAAATCTCATCAAGGGAAGCAAGAGTTCATATCCGAGATCACGACAATCGGTAGCCTGAATCACAGGAACCTGGTGAAGCTGTTGGGATGGTGCTACGAGAGGAAGGAGTATCTTCTTGTTTATGAGTACATGCCTAACGGAAGCTTGGACAAGTACATTTTCTTGCAAGGCAAGTCAAGATCAAACCTAACTTGGGAGACAAGGAAGAACATTATAAGAGGGCTTTCTCAAGCGTTGGAGTATCTTCACAACGGATGCGACAAGAGGATACTTCACAGAGACATCAAAGCGAGCAACGTGATGCTAGACTCAGATTTCAACGCGAAGCTCGGCGATTTCGGGCTTGCAAGGATGATACAACAAAGCGAGATGACGCACCATTCGACAAAGGAGATCGCTGGAACGCCAGGGTACATGGCTCCAGAGACTTTCCTCAACGGGAGAGCGACTGTTGAGACAGACGTCTATGCCTTCGGAGTTCTAATGCTTGAAGTAGTCTCTGGCAAGAAACCGAGTTACGTGTTGGACAAGGAGAACCAGAGCAATTACAACAACAGCATTGTGAACTGGCTGTGGGAGCTATACAGAAATGGAAACATTATGGATGCAGCAGATCCGAGAATGGGAAGTTCGTTTAATGTAGATGAGATGAAGAGTGTTTTGCTCTTAGGACTAGCTTGTTGccacccgaacccgaaccaaagaCCGTCCATGAAAACGGTCTTGAAGGTCTTGACGGGTGAGACCAGCCCACCAGATGTGCCTACAGAGAGACCAGCTTTCGTGTGGCCAGCCATGCCACCATCGTTTAGTGACGTTGACTACTCTCTTACAGGGAGTCAGATTAATTCAGTCACTGAGCTAACTGGCCGGTGA
- the LOC106419218 gene encoding probable protein phosphatase 2C 68 yields the protein MSSSLVKMVLFCLRPVRRYALMIKDDEDDSDDHDDSLLWSRELERHSLGDFSMAVVQANEVIEDHSEVETGKGAVFVGVYDGHGGPEASRYISDHLFAHLIRNSRERGVITEETLRGAFSATERGFLTLVRRTRGLKPLIAAAGSCCLVGVIRKGTLLIANLGDSRAVLGSMNRSNKIVAEQLTSDHNAAQEEVRQELRSLHPDDPRIVVHKQGVWRIKGIIQVSRSIGDAYLKRPEFSLGPSFPRFHLPEGLQRPVLSAEPCVYTRVLQTSDKFVIFASDGLWEHVSNQQAVEIVHKHPRPGIARMLVRRAMNIAAKKKGMMYDDLKKVERGVRRFFHDDITVAVIFIDNELLMVEKATVPELSIKGFSHTVGPSKFSLFFS from the exons ATGTCCTCCTCGTTGGTGAAAATGGTGCTTTTTTGTTTAAGACCGGTGCGGCGGTACGCTCTTATGATCaaggacgatgaagatgacAGTGATGATCACGACGACTCGCTCCTTTGGTCTAGGGAACTAGAGAGGCATTCTCTAGGTGATTTCTCCATGGCCGTGGTGCAAGCTAATGAGGTCATTGAGGATCACAGCGAAGTTGAGACTGGGAAAGGAGCAGTCTTCGTCGGAGTTTACGATGGACACGGTGGTCCCGAAGCTTCTAGATACATCTCTGACCATCTCTTTGCCCATTTAATAA GAAATTCGAGAGAACGTGGTGTCATTACAGAGGAAACTCTTAGGGGTGCGTTTTCTGCAACCGAGCGAGGGTTCCTCACGCTTGTGCGAAGGACACGTGGATTGAAACCGTTGATTGCAGCCGCTGGATCTTGCTGTCTTGTCGGAGTTATCAGGAAAGGGACCTTGCTTATCGCTAACCTTGGTGATTCCCGTGCTGTGCTTGGCTCCATGAACAGGTCAAACAAGATTGTAGCTGAGCAATTGACAAGTGACCACAATGCTGCTCAGGAAGAAGTCAGACAAGAGCTTAGGTCTTTGCATCCGGATGATCCGCGCATCGTTGTCCACAAACAGGGTGTGTGGCGCATCAAAGGAATCATTCAG GTATCTAGATCAATAGGGGATGCGTACCTGAAGCGCCCAGAGTTCTCTCTTGGTCCTTCGTTTCCACGATTCCATCTCCCTGAAGGGCTACAAAGACCGGTTCTATCAGCAGAGCCTTGCGTCTACACAAGAGTCTTACAAACAAGCGATAAGTTTGTGATATTCGCATCAGATGGACTCTGGGAGCACGTGAGCAACCAGCAAGCTGTAGAGATAGTGCATAAACATCCTCGTCCC GGAATAGCGAGAATGCTGGTGAGAAGAGCAATGAACATAGCGGCGAAGAAGAAAGGGATGATGTACGATGATTTGAAGAAAGTGGAGAGAGGAGTTAGGAGATTCTTTCATGATGATATAACGGTGGCTGTGATATTCATAGACAATGAGCTTCTTATGGTGGAGAAAGCTACTGTTCCTGAGCTATCTATTAAAGGTTTCTCTCATACCGTTGGACCTTCCAAGTTCagtctcttcttctcttaa
- the LOC106419225 gene encoding peroxidase A2: MAVTNTPTTCDGFFIVILTTLIISSSLFGTSNAQLNATFYSGTCPNASAIVRTTIQQALQSDSRIGASLIRLHFHDCFVNGCDASILLDDSGSIQSEKNAGPNANSARGFNVVDNIKTALENACPGVVSCSDVLALASEASVSLSGGPSWTVLLGRRDSLTANQAGANSSIPSPVESLTNITSKFSAVGLNTNDLVALSGAHTFGRARCGVLSNRLFNFSGSGNPDPTLNTTLLSSLQQICPQNGTGSGITNLDLSTPDAFDNNYFTNLQSNNGLLQSDQELFSTTGSATIAIVTSFSSNQSLFFQAFAQSMINMGNITPLTGNSGEIRLDCKKVNGS; encoded by the exons ATGGCTGTAACAAATACTCCTACTACTTGTGATGGTTTCTTCATCGTAATCCTCACCACTCTCATCATCTCATCTTCATTGTTTGGAACTTCAAATGCGCAGTTAAATGCAACGTTTTACTCAGGGACGTGCCCTAACGCATCTGCCATCGTACGTACCACTATTCAGCAAGCCCTTCAGTCCGACTCTAGAATCGGAGCTAGCCTCATCCGCCTTCATTTTCACGACTGTTTTGTTAAT GGGTGTGACGCATCGATCTTGCTTGACGACAGTGGAAGCATCCAGAGCGAGAAGAATGCTGGACCGAATGCAAACTCGGCAAGAGGATTCAACGTTGTCGATAATATCAAGACTGCCCTTGAGAACGCTTGTCCCGGCGTCGTCTCTTGTTCTGACGTTTTAGCTCTTGCCTCAGAAGCCTCAGTTTCTTTG TCAGGAGGGCCTTCATGGACTGTATTATTGGGCAGAAGAGATAGTCTCACAGCAAACCAAGCCGGGGCAAATTCGTCAATTCCTTCTCCAGTAGAAAGCCTTACTAACATCACATCAAAATTTTCAGCTGTCGGGCTAAATACAAATGATCTAGTAGCCTTATCTG GTGCACATACCTTCGGACGTGCTCGATGTGGAGTGCTCAGTAACAGACTATTCAACTTCAGCGGCTCGGGAAATCCTGACCCAACTCTAAACACTACGCTTCTAAGCAGTCTTCAACAGATATGTCCTCAAAACGGCACCGGATCAGGGATCACTAATCTTGATCTGAGCACACCTGACGCGTTCGATAACAATTACTTCACCAACCTTCAGAGCAACAACGGGCTTCTTCAGTCAGACCAAGAACTGTTCTCTACCACCGGTTCAGCCACGATTGCGATTGTTACTTCCTTCTCAAGTAACCAGAGTCTGTTTTTTCAGGCCTTTGCTCAGTCCATGATCAACATGGGGAATATTACTCCCTTGACAGGGAACAGTGGAGAGATAAGACTAGACTGTAAGAAGGTTAACGGAAGTTGA
- the LOC106419185 gene encoding myb family transcription factor PHL5-like produces the protein MDNINYESSNASQGSRLQLPPHPQPPQPFNLQDVNMIHYNQSSPLTIETFSGLPPYDCTANQSLPVQCSSSNPYPPLFHPCHHQASASLSLDQSQSMVPMQPLQDHHYLKPLYQRSCANDFSATNASSASYSLSFEASQDPQELCRRTYSNSNVTQLNFSSSHHQPKQTLSRFSSHSSFSTHGGFMASNSGAVIGNKTRIRWTQDLHDKFVECVNLLGGADKATPKAILKLMDSEGLTIFHVKSHLQKYRIAKYIPDSQEGKFEKINCSKELLDTKTGAHIKEALQLQLDVQRHLHEQLEIQRNLQLRIEEQGKQLKIMIEQQQKTKECLLKTPNAEVSLSHSDSDHSILRQSQYKKPKPCCSQDMETVNSNQR, from the exons ATGGATAACATTAACTACGAATCCTCAAACGCTTCACAAGGAAGCAGACTTCAGCTGCCGCCGCATCCGCAACCGCCCCAGCCGTTTAATCTACAAGACGTGAATATGATCCATTACAATCAATCATCTCCATTGACTATTGAAACGTTCTCGGGTTTACCTCCATATGATTGCACAGCAAATCAATCACTCCCCGTACAGTGTTCATCTTCAAATCCATACCCGCCCTTGTTTCATCCGTGCCATCATCAAGCTTCGGCTTCTCTATCGTTAGACCAATCCCAGTCGATGGTTCCTATGCAACCTCTTCAGGATCATCACTATCTAAAGCCATTATATCAAAGATCATGCGCGAATGATTTTTCCGCAACAAATGCTTCATCAGCCTCGTACTCTCTTTCTTTTGAAGCAAGTCAAGATCCACAA GAACTATGCAGGAGGACCTATAGTAATTCTAATGTAACACAACTGAATTTCTCATCATCACATCATCAACCTAAGCAAACACTTTCAAGATTTTCATCTCATTCTTCCTTCTCAACCCATGGAGGATTCATGGCTTCTAACAGTGGGGCGGTTATCGGGAACAAGACACGGATAAGGTGGACTCAAGATCTTCATGATAAGTTTGTGGAGTGCGTTAATCTCCTTGGTGGTGCTGATA AGGCAACGCCCAAAGCAATATTGAAGCTGATGGATTCTGAAGGACTCACAATATTTCATGTTAAAAGCCACTTACAG AAGTATAGGATTGCAAAATACATCCCTGACTCTCAAGAAG GCAAGTTTGAGAAGATAAATTGTTCCAAAGAGCTACTTGACACAAAAAC TGGAGCGCATATAAAAGAGGCACTCCAGCTTCAACTAGACGTTCAGAGGCATCTTCATGAGCAACTAGAG ATTCAACGAAACCTACAACTGAGAATTGAAGAGCAAGGgaaacaactaaaaataatgatagagcaacaacaaaagacaaaagaaTGTCTTCTGAAGACACCAAACGCCGAAGTATCATTGTCTCACTCCGATTCCGATCACTCTATCCTCCGCCAATCTCAGTACAAGAAGCCGAAGCCCTGCTGCTCACAAGATATGGAGACAGTCAACTCCAATCAAAGATAA